The proteins below come from a single Tissierella sp. MB52-C2 genomic window:
- a CDS encoding zinc-binding dehydrogenase — MKAVVYDASNGKNTPNYQDIPDIHPKQNEVKIKLKVAGLNRRDLFLIGGSHKEYKSFVLGSDGAGIITEVGKNLDEKLINQKVIINPTLNWEKPNEIPMVLNIVGGPTNGTLAEYIVISYKNIVKKPDFLNWNEAGTLSLSAMTAYRALFTRGNLQSGQTVLIPGIGGGVGTFALRFAKAIGAKVIATSRNKKTLEKALSLGADKVLNSNDYWSKEIKLNTVDIILDSIGPATFAKYFDIIKPNGKIISFGATSGGCIDLPLRNIFFPQISLVGTSMASTQEFNQMLDFIERYNIKPIVDKIYNLDNIYEALEDLRSGIRFGKIGISISN, encoded by the coding sequence ATGAAGGCAGTAGTTTATGATGCAAGTAATGGTAAAAATACTCCCAACTACCAAGATATACCTGATATACATCCAAAACAAAATGAGGTAAAGATTAAATTAAAGGTAGCTGGACTAAATAGACGTGACTTATTTCTAATTGGAGGGAGCCATAAAGAATATAAAAGCTTTGTTTTAGGGTCTGATGGTGCAGGTATTATTACTGAAGTTGGAAAGAATCTAGATGAAAAATTAATAAACCAAAAGGTTATTATAAACCCTACTTTAAACTGGGAAAAACCAAATGAAATACCTATGGTTTTAAATATAGTAGGTGGTCCAACTAATGGGACACTTGCTGAGTATATTGTTATCTCATATAAAAATATAGTTAAAAAACCTGATTTCTTAAATTGGAATGAGGCTGGAACTTTATCATTATCTGCTATGACAGCATATAGAGCTCTTTTTACAAGAGGAAACTTACAGTCAGGTCAAACTGTTTTAATTCCTGGTATTGGAGGTGGTGTTGGAACTTTTGCTTTAAGATTTGCCAAAGCAATAGGTGCAAAAGTAATAGCCACATCTCGCAATAAAAAAACTTTAGAAAAAGCACTTTCATTAGGAGCAGATAAAGTGCTTAATAGCAATGATTATTGGTCTAAAGAAATAAAATTAAATACAGTTGATATTATCTTGGATAGTATAGGTCCTGCTACATTCGCTAAATATTTTGATATAATCAAACCCAATGGTAAAATTATTAGTTTTGGAGCGACCTCTGGAGGTTGTATCGATTTACCTTTACGTAATATCTTTTTCCCTCAGATTAGTTTAGTAGGAACATCTATGGCTAGTACACAGGAATTTAATCAAATGCTAGACTTTATTGAAAGATATAATATCAAACCAATAGTGGATAAAATATATAATTTAGATAATATTTATGAGGCATTAGAGGACTTAAGAAGTGGAATCCGCTTTGGCAAAATAGGTATTTCTATCTCAAATTAA
- a CDS encoding serine aminopeptidase domain-containing protein: protein MIKEDIKIPIDHGRRQIAATVERPGSGKNSDILIVMIPGSGPVDRDGNMRGMRANIYKQLAGALGQEGFATLRYDKIGIGESKGDFNCVGLEDAVQCVSDIIDYCNLSEDMAFRKIFLLGHSEGTIIATLSASRKQVNGIILLCGAGTSLKSVITSQNELLLSEIANKSGLAGMILRKLISPKKHRLKQQKLFDKVMQTEEPTVRISGKIVQAKWLREHLALNDQKILELLSSLNCKVLAIHGSKDVQSPIKPFYCLKGLTLDNIQTIIIDDMNHMLKNQKESCSLLLLKKIYKKLANEPIVYDLIHEIENWIQAIG, encoded by the coding sequence ATGATAAAAGAAGATATAAAAATTCCAATAGATCATGGAAGAAGACAAATCGCTGCAACGGTAGAAAGACCTGGGAGTGGAAAAAATTCTGACATTCTCATTGTTATGATTCCAGGAAGTGGACCAGTTGACCGAGACGGTAATATGAGAGGAATGAGGGCAAATATCTATAAACAACTTGCTGGTGCATTAGGACAGGAGGGATTCGCTACATTAAGATATGACAAAATTGGTATAGGAGAAAGTAAAGGCGACTTTAACTGTGTAGGACTTGAGGATGCTGTTCAATGTGTAAGTGACATCATTGATTATTGTAATTTATCTGAGGATATGGCATTTAGAAAAATTTTTCTGTTGGGGCATAGCGAAGGAACGATTATAGCCACACTATCTGCCAGTCGAAAACAGGTGAACGGAATCATTTTATTGTGTGGTGCCGGAACATCATTGAAAAGTGTTATAACTTCTCAAAATGAGTTATTATTATCAGAAATTGCTAATAAATCTGGATTAGCTGGAATGATTTTACGTAAGCTTATATCTCCTAAAAAACATCGACTCAAGCAGCAAAAACTATTTGATAAAGTTATGCAAACAGAGGAACCTACTGTAAGAATAAGTGGGAAAATTGTTCAAGCTAAATGGTTAAGAGAGCATTTAGCTCTAAATGACCAAAAAATTTTAGAGTTGTTGTCCTCTTTAAATTGCAAGGTGTTGGCAATTCATGGAAGCAAAGATGTACAATCGCCAATTAAACCTTTCTACTGTTTGAAAGGTTTAACTTTAGACAATATTCAAACGATAATAATTGATGATATGAATCATATGTTGAAGAATCAAAAAGAATCATGCTCTTTATTATTGTTGAAAAAAATCTATAAAAAGTTAGCCAATGAGCCAATAGTTTATGATCTTATCCATGAGATTGAGAATTGGATTCAAGCTATAGGATGA
- a CDS encoding DUF3781 domain-containing protein, translating to MVEQINDNNKNTLLILNLDKLHTTDLGVERIKRNLCLEVEDVVNWCRQRIQESNSSIARRGKNWYIKTADSEITVNASSYTIITAHKLKNK from the coding sequence ATGGTAGAACAAATTAATGATAACAATAAAAACACACTATTGATTTTAAATCTTGATAAACTGCATACAACTGACTTGGGGGTAGAACGAATTAAAAGAAATCTATGTTTAGAGGTAGAAGATGTTGTCAATTGGTGTAGGCAAAGAATTCAAGAATCTAATAGTAGTATAGCTAGGAGAGGTAAAAACTGGTATATTAAAACAGCTGATTCTGAGATAACAGTGAATGCTTCAAGCTATACGATAATTACTGCTCATAAGTTAAAAAATAAATAA
- a CDS encoding IS3 family transposase (programmed frameshift) codes for MAKRDRRTYTEEFKEQMVKLYESGKPKAEIMKEYDLTPTAFNTWIKRSQTTGSFKEKENRSPEENELIRLRKENQQLKMENDIFKASSADIRTKINVIKNNAYKYSISAMCKVLQVSRSTYYYESKAKESTDEVTPKVIDIFKASRNNYGTRKIKVELKKAGYIVSRRKIGRIMRENGLVSNYTVFQYKPYVNKCNESKIDNELNREFNTSQPYAAVVSDLTYVRVNKKWNYVCLLVDLFNREIIGYNAGPSKDANLVYNAFTRIKTRLYDITLFHTDRGNEFKNKIIDEVLDTFKIKRSLSMKGCPYDNAVAEATFKIFKTEFTNNYHFENLEQLEFMLADYVNWFNNTRIYGTLDYLSPREYKLQNLKKSV; via the exons ATGGCTAAAAGAGATAGAAGAACCTATACTGAAGAATTCAAAGAACAAATGGTAAAGTTATATGAAAGTGGTAAGCCTAAAGCTGAAATAATGAAGGAATACGATTTAACACCAACTGCTTTTAATACTTGGATCAAAAGAAGTCAAACTACTGGTTCATTTAAGGAGAAAGAAAATCGGTCTCCCGAGGAAAATGAACTAATAAGGCTGAGAAAAGAAAATCAGCAGCTAAAGATGGAGAATGATATTT TTAAAGCAAGCAGCGCTGATATTAGGACGAAAATAAATGTAATCAAGAATAATGCTTACAAATATAGTATATCAGCAATGTGCAAAGTCCTACAAGTTAGTAGAAGTACTTATTACTATGAATCAAAAGCTAAAGAATCTACAGATGAAGTCACACCCAAGGTCATAGATATATTTAAAGCAAGTAGAAACAATTATGGTACTAGAAAAATAAAAGTAGAGCTAAAAAAAGCAGGCTATATAGTATCTAGAAGAAAAATCGGTAGAATAATGAGAGAAAATGGCTTAGTATCAAACTATACGGTTTTCCAGTATAAGCCTTATGTGAATAAATGCAATGAATCAAAGATAGATAATGAATTAAACAGAGAATTTAATACAAGTCAGCCTTATGCAGCTGTAGTTAGTGATTTAACATATGTTAGAGTCAATAAAAAATGGAATTATGTATGTTTATTAGTCGACCTATTTAATAGAGAAATAATAGGCTATAATGCAGGTCCTAGCAAAGATGCAAATCTTGTTTATAACGCATTTACTAGAATTAAAACTAGATTATATGATATTACTCTATTTCATACAGATCGTGGAAACGAATTTAAAAACAAAATAATAGATGAAGTCCTAGATACCTTTAAAATCAAACGTTCTTTAAGCATGAAGGGGTGTCCCTACGATAATGCTGTAGCTGAAGCTACTTTTAAGATATTCAAAACTGAATTTACTAATAACTATCATTTTGAAAACTTGGAGCAATTAGAGTTCATGCTAGCAGATTATGTTAATTGGTTTAATAATACTAGAATTTATGGGACATTAGATTATTTAAGCCCTAGAGAGTATAAATTACAGAACCTTAAAAAATCTGTCTAG
- a CDS encoding helix-turn-helix transcriptional regulator, whose translation MKEFRFSDNIIVKRKKLGMTQGDVATYIGVSGSAVSKWEQGLSYPDLTLLPKLASLFHITIDELLGYEPQLTTNKIMETYHIFSKRLNKEHFETVQKDVENMIKEYYSCFPLLVRISQFYINHYSYSQNPQRVLDRIIELCERVVALSDDYKLIQEAQTIYATTLLIMNKPQELLKNVGSEVPIQFGVEKLIAKAYAMLKNHDKVKEILQINAFQHLFSMVSSEIEFLKYASDNQNLFDKMINRLEKVIDLYNIEKLNSHIKLTFYYQASLGYMKQHRHTDALCMLERFYHTCKYLSFPMKISGDDYFYTVDNWIEQNINAGPYAPRNDQVIKEDLINMIKKELLFVPLHKDPKFKLIINNLERIFQSK comes from the coding sequence ATGAAAGAATTTAGATTTTCAGACAACATAATAGTGAAGCGAAAAAAGTTGGGAATGACTCAAGGAGATGTGGCTACTTATATAGGTGTGTCAGGTTCAGCAGTGTCTAAATGGGAACAGGGATTAAGTTATCCTGATTTAACCTTGCTACCCAAGTTGGCTTCTTTGTTTCATATAACCATTGACGAGTTGTTGGGGTATGAGCCACAACTTACTACCAATAAAATAATGGAAACTTATCATATCTTTTCAAAACGGCTCAATAAAGAGCACTTTGAAACGGTTCAAAAAGATGTTGAGAATATGATAAAAGAATATTATTCATGTTTTCCACTATTGGTAAGAATTTCTCAATTTTATATTAATCATTATTCCTACTCACAAAATCCGCAAAGGGTTTTGGACCGAATTATTGAGTTGTGTGAACGTGTAGTTGCATTGAGCGACGATTATAAACTAATACAAGAAGCACAGACTATTTATGCCACTACATTGCTAATCATGAACAAGCCCCAAGAGCTTTTAAAAAATGTTGGATCCGAAGTGCCCATTCAATTTGGTGTAGAAAAACTAATAGCAAAAGCCTATGCGATGCTGAAGAATCATGATAAGGTCAAAGAAATATTGCAAATTAACGCATTTCAACACTTGTTTAGTATGGTATCAAGTGAAATAGAATTTTTAAAATATGCTTCAGATAATCAGAACTTATTTGATAAGATGATCAATCGCTTGGAAAAAGTGATTGATCTATATAATATTGAAAAATTAAATAGTCATATAAAACTGACTTTTTACTATCAAGCCTCTTTAGGGTATATGAAACAGCATCGGCATACAGATGCGTTGTGTATGTTGGAACGATTCTATCATACATGTAAATATCTATCATTTCCTATGAAAATTTCTGGTGATGATTATTTTTATACCGTTGATAATTGGATTGAACAGAATATTAATGCAGGCCCTTATGCTCCACGCAATGATCAGGTGATCAAAGAAGATTTGATCAATATGATAAAGAAAGAATTGTTGTTTGTTCCGTTACACAAAGACCCAAAATTCAAGTTGATAATCAACAACTTGGAACGTATTTTTCAATCTAAGTGA
- a CDS encoding NUDIX hydrolase: protein MIGTRPVIMCGANVILLNEQHQILLHHRVDRDWWGLPGGAMELGESLEQTACREVLEEVGLHCRNLKLFNIYSGEELYYKYPDGNEVYNVTATYLCKEYSGQIVVDLSEGRDAKFFSLEDIPANLSSTIKGIIEEFLSRYNELKSQGII, encoded by the coding sequence ATGATAGGTACGAGACCGGTAATTATGTGTGGGGCAAATGTAATTCTTTTAAATGAACAACACCAGATTTTATTACATCATAGGGTTGACAGAGACTGGTGGGGATTACCAGGTGGAGCAATGGAACTCGGCGAAAGTTTGGAGCAAACAGCATGTAGAGAGGTTCTTGAAGAAGTTGGTTTACATTGTAGGAATCTGAAACTTTTTAACATTTATTCAGGAGAAGAATTATATTACAAGTATCCTGATGGGAATGAAGTTTATAACGTTACTGCGACGTATTTATGCAAAGAGTATTCTGGACAGATAGTCGTTGATTTAAGCGAAGGACGAGATGCAAAGTTCTTTTCATTGGAGGATATACCAGCAAACTTAAGTTCAACAATTAAAGGAATTATAGAGGAGTTTCTTAGTAGATATAACGAATTGAAATCACAAGGAATAATTTAA
- a CDS encoding LysR family transcriptional regulator, producing the protein MTITKIEVFLKVVELGSFTKAAKVLNMTQSAVSHAINGLEKDLKSILLIRDKKEGIILTEVGQKLLGPMRNLIGQVENIKFIVNSTNNLETGSIRIGSYASASSCLLPKILVEFEKKFPKIDLVFFEGNYDEIIEWLEIGIVDVGFVIETDRKLNLQRVPIIKDKLVVGFYKGHKFEDKENINIKELKDEIFILPKGPYRKQIDMFFHKNSIVANTRFDVHDCNTISNMVESGLGITIGSELFLKTQSNILTANLTNTITRDVYLACSSFSSTLSVVEQFVKVSKDVFPM; encoded by the coding sequence ATGACAATAACAAAAATTGAAGTTTTCTTAAAGGTAGTTGAATTAGGAAGCTTTACAAAAGCTGCTAAGGTCTTAAATATGACACAGTCTGCTGTTAGTCATGCTATTAATGGATTGGAAAAAGATTTAAAATCAATACTTTTAATTAGAGACAAAAAGGAAGGAATTATATTAACAGAAGTAGGTCAAAAATTGTTAGGACCAATGAGGAATTTAATAGGCCAAGTAGAAAATATTAAATTTATAGTTAATTCTACAAATAATTTAGAAACTGGAAGTATCAGAATAGGATCTTATGCAAGTGCATCTTCCTGTTTGCTGCCCAAAATTCTAGTTGAATTTGAAAAAAAATTTCCTAAAATAGACCTTGTTTTTTTTGAAGGAAATTATGATGAAATAATTGAATGGCTAGAGATTGGAATTGTGGATGTTGGATTTGTAATTGAAACTGATAGAAAATTGAATTTACAACGTGTTCCAATTATTAAAGATAAATTGGTTGTAGGGTTTTATAAAGGGCATAAATTTGAAGATAAAGAAAACATAAATATAAAAGAATTAAAAGATGAAATATTTATTTTACCAAAAGGTCCCTATAGGAAACAAATTGATATGTTTTTTCACAAGAATAGCATTGTAGCTAATACAAGGTTTGATGTACATGATTGCAATACGATCTCTAATATGGTGGAATCTGGATTAGGCATTACAATAGGTTCAGAACTATTTCTAAAGACTCAATCAAATATTTTAACAGCTAATCTTACTAATACTATTACACGTGATGTATATTTAGCCTGTAGTTCATTTAGTTCAACTTTATCTGTAGTAGAGCAATTTGTAAAGGTTTCTAAAGACGTATTTCCAATGTAA